The Eremothecium gossypii ATCC 10895 chromosome VII, complete sequence nucleotide sequence GCTTATTGAGTTCTTTGAGAGCAATACTGTGCCTATTTTCCCAATCAGAGAGTCGGAGCTGGGTGCCATGTAACTGTGTGAACGGATGCGTGAGGATAAGTTTTGATAGCAGCTTCACTACATTCCTCCGCACAAGTGAGGATCTATCCTGCAGTGACTGCACAGCTAATTTAACCCAGTGTGTCCGGTGTTTGTTGAATTTTGACTCTAGCTCACAGACCTTTAAACATCCCTGTATGGCTTTGCTCCTGACGTAGGGGTTCGAGTCTAGGAACCTTTCCTCCAACAATTCCAGTAGTACTTCTATCTGGTTTCCATGATGTTCAATATCTTGCCTATTTTTGGCAATTGCAACAATAATATTCCCACATACTTCCACCACTGCGCACCGTAACGTGAAAGAACTATTGTTTAGGAGTTTGACAAGTAAAGTCATCTGTCGAAGAACAACTTTAGGGACTAGTTCAGAAAGTGAAACCAGAAAGCTAGATATCGCTTTTGGGCCTGTAGTATCTTTGCTGTTGAATTCCTTGTTGCTTATATCTTTTAGAAGATCCTCCGTAAGTTGTGGATACTCAAACTCAGTGCTAATAACTTGTAAGAGCTCGGCGTTAAAAGCAGTTAAATGGGGGAAATAGGTCAAATTGGAAAGAATTGCATTCTGTACACTAGAATACTGACCATGTTTTTTGACACAGGTGGCTATGACGTTTATTATGAAGAGTTTTAAGGACTGAACCTTGACCACTTGTTCTGTTTCGACTAGGACAAATAAAGGTCTCGTGAATAGACCAATGAAGAGATCTCTTTCAGGGGTTGTCTGGAAGACCTTAGATAGGTTCAAGCCCAATACTTTAGTCATCGCATCGAGGAACCCTTCTATCTGGCTGCAGCTTCGTTTGAATAGTTCTGTGGACGATGCTGCACCCTGCCGTCTGTTCCCAGATTTGATTGTGTTAGCTAACGACGCAGATGCAACATCGTCCTGAAGAAACGTCATTATCACATGCTGCAGGTAGCCATAAAGTTCCATATGAGACTTCCAGGTGGGTAGAAGAGCTATGACCTCAGCGTTGCTGGCATCGGATAGAAGACTGGTGCTGATGCCCTGAGCCAAATTCTTGAGACTGGAGCTCACCAAGTAACTGAGTTGCAGCTGAAGCTTCGGTAAAAGGTGTGAAAAGCCTTGTGTTAGGTCTATTAACGTTTCAAGTAAATCAGGGTCAGATTCGATTTCCTCTGGAGCAATAGTTAGCCGATCCGTAATCGAGTTTAGCTTCCGTGTCGCATCATCGACAGGTGGAAATGCTCGCTTGTCGGCCGTCTGAAAACGAGTCAGATGTGCAGAGAGGCTGAAGTCCAACATTTTAACCACCGCTGAAGACCGGGAATAGTAGGGCAACGTAGTTCCGCGAACTTCAGTTTTGTTTTCTTTTAATTTAATGGACTACACCAAAAAAAGCTCAACAACAGTCCCAATTAGTTCTGCTAGAAGATGCAAACACGTTAGTGATCAGTAAGTATGTGTACTCGTGTACTCGTCCTGCACTGCAAAGTTCGCGTCACAACTAGCTGTGAACCATGGTTTGAAAAAAAATAATGATAATGATTCCGCCCAGGATCGAACTGGGGACGTTCTGCGTGTTAAGCAGATGCCATAACCGACTAGACCACGGAACCACCTATAAGCCCTTAATTATACTCAGATACTAGTGACCATTTTCTAGTCACATGATGCTAGTTTCCTGAATAAAAGATGCACGTGATTACCAAATCTGTATTTACTAGGTAAAATGCCTTGGTGAATAAGTACGTAGATATTATATATGTATACATATGCATTTTAGATGCAATAAAAGCTCTATTATGTATGCGCGCGGAGCTTTAAGCCAGTGTGTTTTCGATTGTTTTGTGGATGCAATGGTCTTTGCATAAAAGCCTGACTTTCATCTTTTTCGTGCTTGGATGTTAACTTCAAACTCTGAAGCTGATGAGGTAACGTAACACTGCTACTGGGACCTTCGTTTTCACAATCGTTAAACAAATGTAAGAGACTATCAACATGCGCTTTTAACCGTCTATTATCACCTTTTAAGTTAATTGTGAGCTCAGTACTTTTTGCGAGCTCACGACGTAATGCTTGACGATCCTCACGCAAATTGGAAATAGTGGAGGCACGCTGTGAGATAACCTTTTCTAGTCTGCCCGCCAGATCCTGCAGCCTTCTTAGTTTCACTTGTGTCTCTGTGTCAATGTCCTTGGATTGATCTTTCAATTTAAGAAGTTGGATATCACGATCGTGGACTTGTGCTCTCAATTTCTCCTTTTCGTCATTTAGGGTCCGAATTGTTTGCCGCAAGGCGGTCAGTTCGGCGATGAGCTTGCCATTCTCGGTCATTAAGACATTGTTCTTGATGCCTAATTCCTCGGCTTCGATTTTCCACAGCACTAGTTCGTCCTGCATATCTGTATCTAATGTTGCGGTCTTATCAACCGGGAGCAATCTTTGGGGGACCTCCTCTTTTACTGTGGAGGAAGCCTCCAATTCGTGCGCATATTTGTAACAGCATTCATGGAATCTGAACGTGGAAATAATGCCATAGCTGATAAGCTCTAAATTTTCTACAAGAGGCCTCTCTGCAACCCCATCCGTGTCCAAGTTGCAGAAGTTAAAGCAGCGATGTAGGAGGAGCTCGACTTCATCCGGATCTTCCTCGTTGTCGCTGTTTTCCGTTTCAGTTGTCTGGCGGGACACAAGAATGGACTTTCTAGGGGTCGTCATGCTGCTACGCGCAGATGGTTGGGGTCCTAGTGGGAGTTCACTGAACTTTACCTTCCTTTGTGCCACGATGCTGTCTTGGTTTAAAATACCATTTATGGCTAACTCCACGAAACTAGGATCATCCGGCAACCCCTTATGCTGCTTCATAAACGTTAGATCGATAAGGCACAGGCTTGGATCCTCGTTAGCTTGGGCATTACTTGGACACATGGTTCATTACCGTGTTAAACCTTAAGAATAAAGCACAACTATTTTCTGTCGTTTTTTACTTATTTTTTAGCATTCTTGTGGACTCCGACACCGACGTCCAAATAATGACTACAACTAAGGTGACTTAATCGGTGACCTTCAGTGTCATTGAAGTAGCTATCGGATCAACGTGCGCGGGCTTTATTCGTCGTAACAAATATAAAGACTGTCTTGATTGAATGCACGAAACAGTTCATATACAGACGTATCCGCATAAAACAAGCTGAAATAAGCAACACTGTCGTTGCTAATCAAAATCGCGAAGTCCTAAAAAAAGTCACAAATTTGCATACAATGAACTGACCCTATTATGTAAACACGATGCCACATAATGGGGACCAAAGAAGATAGATGGCCCAAATAGTAAGCCCAATAGACCCGCTATATGTATATAGACTTAATTGGAATGCATATATGTAGAAAAAAACTAGGAAAGACTTCCATTCTATTTAGACATAACAACAACGAGTAAAACAGTCCATCTCAATGCCAGAAAGGAAGCATAGAATGAACACTCCGTAACTGACGACGCTTGCGGCATCCGCTCCAAACCGCGACAAAACAAGTCCGCGGGAGCTGAAGTAAATTCAGGTATCGTTATTTCCAATCGAGGAACGGCGGCGGTGCCAGCAGGTAGATTCAAAGATTGTCGTTGTTGTTTAATTTTGTTGATGTTTCGAATACCTGCTTCATTTAGTGGGAAAGCACCACATATCAACAGGCGAGGTGATGTGATGGGAATCATGTATGCAATGGGATTACCTATCTTCGGCAAAAACAGCTACCTTATCAGAGTCCTTGGTGGCGGACTGATGAGAAGAGCAGATTGTTTTCGCCAAGAAAGAGTTAATATTTTGAGCTCCAGGCTCCCTGGAACGTATGAGGCCCGATGAATACACATTATAGTCGCCGAATATTTTCGCATACCCGGCGGGCGTGTGCTCCATCGGTAGTTGCATTTCGCCAGAAGAGCTGCAACTATTGTTCTCACCGTAGGCGTGGCCATGCAAACGGTGAGTCTTATAAAGACGATGCTCACTGCGGTCTTCAGAGCTGATATTGCTGCTATTGGAAGTCGCGGAAATACTCGACGACAAAACACTGTCACGTAATCGAGGGGTCCGCAGTATGGATTCGTTGGATGCGGTCGAAGAAAGACTCCCATGTACGTAGTCCCTAGAAGAATCAGCATGCATGGCATCACCATTGGTCAACTTTTGTGATATAGCGGAGTCCATAGTGGTATTTTTGATGGAATTGAAGTGATATATGTGCTTTAAGGGAGAAGTGTTGAAATAGTCTGTATCATCAGGGAATTTTCTGCTAATAGGTGGTCGCTCCAACGGCGGCGTAGTCGCAATTCCTGAGGGTGATGAGGACGAAGATGAGGATATGGAATTCGCCTTCTTTTGACTAAAGTTCATTAGGAAATCATAACTTAGAGATTTCCGCAACGGGACATTGCTGTAGCTCTTGCTATGTGGTGGTGTGCCATAGCAAGACGTCTTCGCGTAGTTCCCGCCGATGCTCCTGCCGCTCCTCTTCCTCACCCTCGACGGCTGATCTGGAAGCAACGCCGATCGTGAAGGCACTGTGGAAAGGACTGCAGGCACCGTCAGGCATTTGGCGTTGAATTGGTAATTTTCATAGTTGTTATTGTCGTAGTAAGTCTCCCCGTTCACATCATAGCGGCAGCATAGCGACATCGTGACCGGGCACCATGTCTCGCGTGCGCCGGGCACGCAGTAGAGCAGATTTTTGACTTTCATGAAGTACTTGTAGCTCGACAAGTCGATGATGAACTGGAACTCATCCACCTTCGACGTGACCGTCTTCAGGTACTGCGCGGTTACGTAATGGATGTTCTTCCACTCGTCAAAGGAGAACTTCACCTCAATGAACTTCTCGAAATGCAAGTTGGTCACGTAGAGCGAACCCTTTATGGTGTGCATGTCCACAAGCGAAACCTTGTTCAACCTGATGTTGTGCCCCTGCAAGAACTGGAAGAGCTGGTCCTggagcggcagcgcgccctGCGGGTGGAACGACACAAGATTCGAGCCCCCCAGCTCCCAGTGGCGGATCAGGAACCCGGCTGCGTCGCCCTCGTCCCGCGCCggctcgtcgtcgtcgtcgtcgtagccctcctcctcggacAGCTCGATCGAAGAGAGATCGTCGAACTCCGGCCCGTCCAGCTCCTTGTCGTCCGAGTCGTCCGAGTCGTAGTCCAGCGTGAACTTCGGCACGCCCCGCGCTGGCGCTCGCAGCCCCCGCACCCGTGCGTACGGCTGCGTCCCGAACCAGAACTTGTCCAGCACTCCTTCCGAGTGCACCAGCTGGTCCAGCGACGTCAACTCCGGCGAGTTCTCGTTCGAGATCGACATCGGCTCGCTGTTCAGGTCGAACCGCTTGACCGTCGCCAACTGCGGCGCGAACCGCACGCTCTTGCTCGACGACAGCGACGCCGAGCTGCAGCTCGACGCCGACGCCGCCAGCTTCAACGACGACTTCAACTTGCGCAGTgccggccgcgcccgcgcacCCGTGCCCCACGGCccgctcgccgccgcccgccgcccacCCTCCTCGTTGTCGTCCGAACTCGACGGCGGGTTGTTGTGCAGCAGATCGAAGATGTTCAGGTCGCTGATGCACTTCGTCAGCTCGTCGTCCGCGCTGCCCAtcgcgctgccgctgcctGCGCTCCCCGAACCGCCGACAGGCGACATCTCCAGCTTGATCGTCTCCGCAGAGTCGTTCTGGTGCAGAAAAATCCCGTTAGCACCCACCTCCATCTGGCCCTATACCTACCAGCCGCCTCGTACCGCGGCTCTTATACCCCTGGCTCGCTGTGCGCTGCTGATCCCGCGCACTCGCCGTCGCCTGCTTTGTGTCCTGCGTCCCTGTCGTACTGGTCCGGCTACAGACGGCTGCTGCGGAATGCTCCCCTATCTCCCTGGCGAACGGCGCCGACGGCCCGCGACACAGCCCGAACTTATATACCAGGCGCTGCAAAAAGAAAACGCAGAGTATTAGAAATCTCtgcccgcgcgcgcacgGCGGGTTCTGCACGGCAGCCACGCGGCACCCGCGGTCTTATATACCGACATATATGTCTTGTGCAACCGCCGCAGTGGCGGCCGCCACCGCGGGCGCTCTCCTTTTTGGCCCCTGGCCGCGGTGCGCCCGCGGGGCCAGATCTGGGGATCtcggcgggcggcggggcgcCGAGTCATGCCGGACACAGGCAACGGTTGCAATCCTCACCGCGCACGGGCGAAAAATTTGGCGTATTTCTTGCCACAGCGCGACCacgcgcccgcgcccgaGCCAGTATGTCGTTCGATACCACACGCGTGTACACTACCAGCGTGCTGCCCGGAGAggaggcgggcgcgcacGAGCGCTCGGAGGTGGTGCGCTCGTTCCGCGACTTTGTGCTGGAGTTTCGGTTGGACGCGCGGTTCGTATATcgcgagcagctgcgcaacAACCTGCTGGTGCGGCGGTACGCGCTGCGCGTCAACACGGAGCATCTGATTGGGTACAACGAGGCGCTGTACAAACTGGTGCGCGACGAGCCTGTGGAGACGGTGCCCCTCTTTGAGCAGGCGGTGACGGAAATAGCGCGGCGGATGGCGCGGCTCCGGGCGGAGGACGcgggcgcgctgccggcggtgcaggtggagctgcagagcgcggcggctgagacggcgctgcggcagctggaCTCACAGAGCGTTTCGCGGCTGGTGCGGCTGAGCGGGATCGTGGTGTCAACGTCGGTGCTGACGTCACGTGCGACTCACGTTGCGCTGATGTGCCGCAACTGCCGGCACACGACGGCGCTGGACCTCAACAACTTCCAGTCGCTTGCGGGGAGCAACGTGGCGCTACCGCGGGCGTGCCTGGCAGACCACTCGAATGACGAtggcagcgcggcggggaACCCTTGCGGCCAGGACCCGTACATGATCGTTCACGAGAGCTCGCGCTTCGTAGACCAGCAGTTCCTGAAGCTCCAGGAGGTGCCGGAGTCCGTACCGATCGGCGAGATGCCGCGCAACCTGCTGCTGACGTGCGACCGGTACCTCACGAACCGGGTGGTGCCGGGCACGCGGGTGACGGTGGTGGGGATCTACGCGATATACCAGTCCAAGGGCGGGCAGGGCGGGGCGCGGGCTGTGGCGATCCGGAACCCGTACGTGAAGGTGCTGGGGATCGAGGCGCAGGCGGGCAGCCCTGCGGGCGTGCTGTCGATGTTcagcgaggaggaggaggaggagttcctgcggctggcgcggACGCCGAACCTGTACCAGCTGTTTGCAGAGTCGATTGCGCCCAGTATCTATGGAAACGAGGATATCAAGAAGGCGATAGTGTGCCTGCTGATGGGTGGCTCGaagaagctgctgccggaCGGCATGCGCCTGCGGGGGGACATCAACGTGCTACTGTTGGGAGACCCGGGGACGGCGAAGTCGCAGCTGCTGAAGTTCGTGGAGAAGGTGTCTCCGATCGCGGTGTATACGTCGGGCAAGGGTTCTTCGGCGGCGGGTCTGACAGCGTCAGTGCAGCGCGACCCGAACACGCGTGAGTTCTACCTCGAGGGCGGTGCGATGGTGCTGGCCGACGGCGGCGTGGTGTGCATCGACGAGTTCGACAAGATGCGCGATGAAGACCGCGTGGCGATCCACGAGGCAATGGAACAGCAGACCATCTCGATCGCGAAGGCGGGCATCACCACGGTGCTGAACTCGCGGACTAGTGTTCTGGCGGCCGCCAACCCCATATACGGGCGCTACGATGAGCTCAAGTCCCCGGGCGAGAACATCGATTTCCAGACGACCATTCTGTCGCGGTTCGATATGATCTTCATAGTCAAGGACGAGCACAACGAGCAGCGGGATATGTCCATAGCGCAGCACGTCATGAACATCCACACCGGGCGCACTGCCGTGCCGGACGCaggcgctgccggcgcaGACCGCGAAATACCCATTGACAAAATGCGCCGCTACATCACATACTGTCGCTCGAAGTGCGCCCCCAGGCTCTCAACTCATGCGGCTGAGAAGCTGTCCTCGCACTTCGTGACCATTCGCAAACAGCTGCTGATCAATGAGCTGGAGTCGAAGGAGAAATCCTCCATTCCGATCACTGTGAGACAGCTGGAGGCCATCATACGTATTTCGGAGTCGCTGGCGAAATTGGAGCTCAGCTCCGTCGCCGAGGAGCGCCACGTCGACGAAGCCATTCGCTTGTTCCAGGCTTCCACAATGGATGCGGCGTCTCAGGATCCTATCGGGGGCATGCAAAATTCAAACGTAGTGTCCGAGGTACGCAACCTCGAAGCGGAACTAAAACGGCGTTTGCCAATAGGCTGGTCGACCAGCTACCAGACCCTCAAACGGGAGTTTGTCCAGTCTGGTCGTTACTCTCTACAGGCACTCGACAGAGCTCTATATGTCCTCGAGAGGCATGAGACAATACAACTGCGCTATCAGGGCCAGAATATTTATCGCAGCGGCGTGTAATCTGCATCTTCTACCCAGGACGCCGATAGCCGACTCACGCTGTTGGATTTCTCCACCCACCAGAATCGCTGCATCTTGCGCGTATACCCTACGCTAGTTATCGACTTTCATAATTGCCAACAAAAATCCTCTGTACGTATTCTGCAGATATCAACCTGGTAGTCACAAGTGCCTACCGGTACGCTGTCCGGTGCGCGGTATTTCGGTTCGGCTGTCCGATCCAAAGCCCCTCAACGGAAAAGAATCTACACCTGCAGCCATGGATAACTGTAAACTACCCCTAGTGTTCTAACCTACCGTTTCCGTCGTGTCACCGTCCAGATGCGATATTTCGAATTAACGAATCAGGACAAGATACCTGTATCTGTTGAATCTGGTTACAGAACGGACTGGACAACATAGGGACAGGATGATCCGGCAACCAGGCGACGGAGTGACCCGCGCCTCTGAGAGAGCGGAACATTCTGTTTTTGGAAGCAACATGCTACAAAAGGGTAGAGCTTGTATTCCCGATTAAGCGAGAGTTCCTACAGTAACCCGGTATTGTGTGGCCAATACCGTTTTCGTTTAGTTACGATCACCTAGCAGCCTTTGCGGGCGCCCAACACCCCACCCTCTTCATGCAGGATATGGCTTCGCTCAACGGGCTCCTGCAAGTCGAGATAGGGTGCCATGTCTTAGAGCCCCTCAGTTTTGTGGCTAAACGCTACGCTATTTGTTCCAACCCCCATGAGGCGTTTACTCTGGAATTGCGACATTCCCCAATTCGGTCGAGGTGATAATTGGGGATGTTCGGTCCGGAGTCGCCCACTGTTATCGACAGTGGCAGCAGAAGTTTTGCCCGATAGCCGGTAGGCGATGTCCGGAGACCTTTTTGCATTTGGATCCCGCAGAAGTCAAGGCTGTACGCTCTAGAGCAAGCTAGATCCCACCCGTAATCCGCCAATGTATTAGCCAAAAGCGGAAGTGGAAAGGGGAGTTGTGCTACATGATACGAAGAAAGGGCTAGAAAAGACGACAGCAAGTGATCAGCTCTGGCTTTGATATGATTTCCACTCTTGGCGGGTCACAGTGCCAGGATTTCTGAATCTCCCAAAACATTTAGCAGCCATCATTGCTACAGACCTTTTCTCGTAAATCAGACCATAAGGCTTCGAACGCGGTAGCTGCGTCACGTGGTGAAACAAGTAGTAGTCCGCCACTCGATGATTCACGGAAATGGCACAGATGTATCTCTAGACGATCTGTATCTCTAAACGATCACGTGAAAGGGGGGGATAGAAAGTAGTACACCTCACAATAGTATGGTTTATACCATTTTAGTCCGTTTACGCAGAATAACCGTTGCTTGACGACGCGGATATCCTATTTTGCAGCTAGACTATCTGCAGCAAGAAACTTTAACATGTTCACTTACGGTGGCGTGCTGGATCATACATGGGTTCCTGAGATCTGCGATTTAATATAATATGTAATGCGAATATATCTCTGTATTCATGTCTGCATATCAACGTCAGCTCTCGTAGCTGCGTGGAATTATGCCTTCGAGTTCCATGGCCGAACTGCTTCCTGGGGTTACCAGGTCCGTCAGACGTGCGTATCGCGGAGTGAGTGTGAGCCTGTTTATCGACATCTAGGGCAATATGTCCCAATATGACACCAGAGCTTCTATGGCCAAGTTGGTAAGGCGCCACACTAGTAATGTGGAGATCATCAGTTCGAATCTGGTTGGAAGCATTTTTGCGTATCAAGTCAActagtcacgtgacactGAAAATTatgcggcggcgctatgtgCATTATCTCTTAATCTGCAGGAAAGACATACCATTCAACTCTTCGCAACAAGATATCCAGTTCGGACACAATAGGTGCTATGTCGTATGTTTTTGAGCTCAATAGAATGCTAGAGGATGCCTTACTAACAAGTGTGAAGTAGCGATTTGGTGAACCGGCCGCGTTCGGAACTTACGCAGGATGAACTTGCACAGCTGGAAGAGTTCGAGTTCAAGCACGGGCCGATGTCGCTCATTCAAGAAGCTATGACAGCACGCACGCCGGTGATAATATCACTTCGGAATAATCACAAGATCATAGCTCGTGTAAAGTCTTTTGATAGACACTGTAACATGGTGCTTGAAAACGTGAAGGAGATATGGAGCGAACGAGAAGGCAAGAAGATTTCAAACAAGGAACGCTTTATTTCCAAGCTGTTCCTGAGAGGTGATTCCGTAATTGTAGTACTTAAAGCGCCCCTATAAACTGCATATTTCATATATACTTGTGTACACTACTGAACCGCAAAACAGAGGACGTGCGCGCGCGGGACAGTGTGCTTGTGTATCAGGATATCATAGTACGGTTCAATCACTTGAAGTTTTTTAGAGGGTCTGATTTACGCCCTGGCTTGCGCTTGGCCACTTTGCCTTTTCTGTTCTTCTTCGGGTTGTGGAACGGTACGAAGCCAATCTTTTTACCAGTTTCCCTAGCAGCCTCTGGTAAGAGGTAATCTGGAACCCTCTTCAAATGCTGCTGAACACGAGCTGGGTGAAGCTCCTTGTCATGCCTTAAACTATCTAAATCATGCGGGTTCTCCTCGAAATGTCTCTTCAGCTTTTCACTCGCCAGCAGTTCTTGCTTTAATTCCTTGACACGGGCCTCCCGAACTGCAACTTGAGTCACGGCACGGAAACCATCCTCCATTCTATAACGGAAACCTTCGATCTGTTTTACGTCAAAGTTGTATGGCTCAATTTGGAATCCTAGTTTGCTTTGTTGCTTTATGACTCTGGCGAGAATCTTCTCATCTTTCTTTGCCGTCACAAGCATCGAGGGCTTATGCTTTCCGTACTCCTTTAGTGGCACCACGAAAGAAATGGCGGTACCAGATTTACCTGCACGCGCGGTTCTTCCGATTCTGTGAACGTATGACTTGGCTGTGGTAGGAAGGTCAAAATTTAGTACGCACGAGACGTTTTGGAAATCAACACCCCGGGATGCACCATATTCCTTGTCCTTCTTAGCAATTTTTTGCTTCCCGTTTGTAGAACTAGTCTTTGAAGTGATCTCTTCAAGCTTCTCCCCGCCTTCTTCAAGCTTTTCGCTGCCTTCTTCGCCCGCCTCCACGGTTtcttcgtcttcttcttcaaTGTACTCGTTGTCATCCGTGGCAATGAGTAGCTGGTATACATTCTTGTTAAATTCGTCCACTATGTGTTGGCGCGAGTTTAGCGGCAGCTCACTGTTCAGAATGCAAGATCTAATGCCAAACTGTTCCAAGACCAATTTCAATCTGTAACCTCTGTCAATAGTGTTCACAAAAATAATGGTCTTACCTTTTATTAATGAAAGCTTGAAAATGACGTAGCATAACAAGAATTTGTCGAACTCCGAGACCTTCACGTAGTACTGCAGGAGCTTGTTTTTGTTTTTGTTGATTTCATCGTCATTGAGCTTTAAGATAGCTGGCGAACGACAGAACTTAGTCTTGAGTTCCTGGATTTCTTCATTTAAGGTTGCACTCATTAAGAACGCCTGTAAATTCTTCTTCAAAGGCAAATATTGGGATATCTTCAGCAAATCTTCTTGGTAACCAAACGTGAGGATTAAATCAACCTCATCTATCACAAGGAACCTTAGATCCCTCAAGGAAATCGTCTGCAGATGCTTGCCCTCTAGAATCTTAACTAGCTGTGAGGGTGTGGAAATGATGATCTCTGGGTTTTCTGCTAGTAACGGCCCCAGCACAGAATCGTCGACATTGGCTGAAATATTTAGCAGCCTTATGTCCTTCGAGCAGTATAACACCAACTTTTCCAGCACCACGCGGACTTGCTGTGCTAGTTCTCTTGTTGGCACCAACACCACGCCCAATGTGCCTGTGGTTCTGTCCGCACCTTGTGTACTTTTGTGTTCCAGGATCGTCTGTACCACCGGAATCAAGTAGGCAAGCGTCTTACCAGATCCAGTCGATGCCTTTGCAATTATATCACGCTTCTGTTCCAATGCAAGCGGGATTGCACTTGACTGTATTAGTGTGGGGTGGTGGAAGCCACTGCTCTTAAGGGACTGTTGCAGTCTCAGGTCCAACTGGAACGAACTGAACGTTTTGGATTCATCCAGATATTCAGAAGATGCAGTAGTTTGTTGGCTCATGCCTCTAATTAATCCCCAGGACCGCACAAGTGAGTTGCTGCACTTATTGCTCGTCTCTTTAGGCCTAAAGATTCTGCGATGAGAGAAAATTTTTCGAGCGGCTGTCGCAGGgaaaaaaagaaacgacTTGATGTTGAAATGACAAGTTGAAGGGTACTAAAAACATTAGGCTGTAGGTAGTCAGTTCTACAGGAGAATTAGTGGAAGTACTATAATGATATAAAATATTAACACAAGGGGGCGACAAGATCAGCCCCTATCCCTAGAATACTTTCGATCCTCCCCTTCAGTGGGTTTGAATTACAGTCCTCTACTGCCATCTTCGAAAAGTTGACAGTAGCGTAGTTTTTGCCAATCGTCACCGAGCCCTTTATGTTCTCGTTATCAGAATGTTCACTCTCCTTATCCAGAAGCAAAGTAAAACTGTCACCAAACTGCTCATTAAAAAGCTTGGCAATTTGTTTGATCTTCCAAAGAGTTTCGGACTCCCCCGGATGATCGTTCGAATTGCAGCTGTGGCTGCTGCGTTTAACACTCGCTGGTGAAGAATCGACACTCAGCAGAATAGCAACGATGCTATCAGCCACTGCATCGCTTATGACATTCTGCGTCCACTCAAGAGTAGCGACATGATCAACGACTGATAACTTGATATCGCCCATAACACGGACGACGAGTTGACCAGGCTTTGTATTCTTTTCGTCTTCTTCAACTTTTGTTAGCGTCGCACCCTCTTCATCAACTAGCACTTCGATATCGCCAAACATCTGGCACAGGTGCCAGAATATTAGCTCGTTTCTACAGTCCACGTGGACTGTCTGGCGCTCCTTCAA carries:
- the DBP9 gene encoding ATP-dependent DNA/RNA helicase (Syntenic homolog of Saccharomyces cerevisiae YLR276C (DBP9)) encodes the protein MSQQTTASSEYLDESKTFSSFQLDLRLQQSLKSSGFHHPTLIQSSAIPLALEQKRDIIAKASTGSGKTLAYLIPVVQTILEHKSTQGADRTTGTLGVVLVPTRELAQQVRVVLEKLVLYCSKDIRLLNISANVDDSVLGPLLAENPEIIISTPSQLVKILEGKHLQTISLRDLRFLVIDEVDLILTFGYQEDLLKISQYLPLKKNLQAFLMSATLNEEIQELKTKFCRSPAILKLNDDEINKNKNKLLQYYVKVSEFDKFLLCYVIFKLSLIKGKTIIFVNTIDRGYRLKLVLEQFGIRSCILNSELPLNSRQHIVDEFNKNVYQLLIATDDNEYIEEEDEETVEAGEEGSEKLEEGGEKLEEITSKTSSTNGKQKIAKKDKEYGASRGVDFQNVSCVLNFDLPTTAKSYVHRIGRTARAGKSGTAISFVVPLKEYGKHKPSMLVTAKKDEKILARVIKQQSKLGFQIEPYNFDVKQIEGFRYRMEDGFRAVTQVAVREARVKELKQELLASEKLKRHFEENPHDLDSLRHDKELHPARVQQHLKRVPDYLLPEAARETGKKIGFVPFHNPKKNRKGKVAKRKPGRKSDPLKNFK